The genomic stretch TCACCGAAGTCGGCCAGCACCAGATGTGGGCCGGCATGTTCTATCAATACGATAAACCGCGCAACTGGATCTCTTCCGGCGGTTTAGGGACCATGGGCTTTGGTCTGCCGGCCGCCAACGGAGCCCAGTTTGGGCGGCCTAACGCGCTGGTGGTCGATATTGCCGGTGACGGTTCGATCCAGATGAATATCCAGGAGTTGACCACCGCGGTCAACAACCGCCTGCCGATCAAGATCTTTGTGCTCAACAACTGTTTTTTGGGGATGGTCCGGCAGTGGCAGGAGCTGATCTACGACCGGCACTATTCCCATACCCAGCTCTGCAATAATCCCGACCTGGTGAAGATCGCCGAAGCTTACGGGGCGGTCGGCCTGCGGGTCACCAAAGAAGAAGAGGTCCGCCCGGCCATGGAAAAAGCGTTGGCGATCAACGATCGTCCGGTCCTGATCGATTTTGTAACAGCCAAAGAGGAGAACGTGTTCCCCTTTGTCCCACCCGGGCAGGCGATCAATGAAATGATCATTGATTAGGAAGGATTAACATGAGACATATAATATCAGTTGTAGTCGAGAATAAGCCCGGGGTCCTGACCCGGGTAGCGGGGCTTTTTGCCCGCCGGGGCTTTAACATCGAGAGCCTGGCTGTCGGCACGACCGAAACCCCTGATATTTCCAGAATGACGATCGTCGCCGAGGGGGACGAACAGGACCTGGAGCAGATCATCAAACAGCTTTATAAGCTGATCGACACTATGAAAGTCTTTGACCTGCCGGCCGACAAAGCGATCGAACGGGAACTTGTGCTGATCAAGGTTGCGGCTAATGACAAGACCCGGCAGGAGATCACCCAGATCGTCGATATTTTCCGGGGGAAGGTCGTCGACGTGGCGGAAACCTCGATGACCATTGAGATCGTCGGGGACGAGAACAAGGTTTCAGGCGCGGAAAAGCTGCTTACAAAATTTGGCATCCGCGAGTTGGTCCGAACCGGCGTCATCGGCCTAATGCGCGGCAGCGCCGAGTAATTTATTCCACAAAAGGGAGAGATTCAAATGGCAAAAGTTTATTATGACCAGGACGCTGATCTTAACGTATTAAAAGGGAAGATAATCGCCGTTGTCGGCTACGGCTCGCAGGGACGGGGTCAATCTCTCAACCTGAAGGATAGCGGATTGAACGTCGTAATCGCCCTGCGCGACGATTCCCCCAGCCGTGAAAAGGCAAAAGCAGACGGCCAGAAGGTTGTTTCGATCTCTGAAGCGGCCAAGACCGCCGACATCCTCCAGATCCTGGTCCCCGACGAGCTTCAGGGAGACGTTTACAAGGAAGAGATCGCTCCGCACATGAAGGCGGGGAAGACCTTAATGTTCTCTCATGGCTTTAACATCCACTTCGGCCAGATCGTTCCGCCAAAAGACGTTGATGTTATTATGGTCGCCCCCAAAGGACCGGGCCCGATGGTTCGGATCATGTACGAACAGGGAGCGGGAGTTCCTTCACTGATCGCCATTCACCAGGACGCTTCCGGCAAAGCCAAGCAAACTGCCCTCGCCTATGCCAAAGGGATCGGCGGGACACGCGCCGGAGTTTTTGAAACGACTTTCAAGGAAGAAACTGAAACCGACCTCTTCGGTGAGCAGACCGTCCTGTGCGGCGGGACTTCGGCCCTGGTTAAAGCGGGCTTTGAAACCCTGGTCGAAGCCGGGTATCAGCCGGAAATGGCCTATTTTGAATGCTTGCACGAACTTAAGCTCATCGTTGACCTGATGTATGCCAAGGGAATTTGGGGGATGCGCCAGGCGATCAGCAACACCGCCAAATGGGGAGATGTCACGGTTGGGCCCAAGATCATCGACGCCGGGGTCAAAGCCCGGATGAAAGAGGCGCTAACCAACATTCAAAACGGCACCTTTGCAAAAGAGTGGATAGCGGAAAGCAAATCCGGCCGGAAAAACTTTAACGCCCTGCTGGAAAAAGACAAGGGTCACCTCATCGAAAAAGTCGGGGGCGAACTCCGCAAGATGATGAATTGGCTGGATCCCAAGAAAAAGCAATAGCTTTAGCTGAGCTCTTTTCGAGAATTGGGAATAAAGATGGTAAAAGTTGTTCCCGTCCCGGGTTTGGTCGTTACTTTGATCTCTCCCCCTATCTCATCGATAAGCTTTTTCACGATATAAAGGCCAAGGCCGGTCCCTTCCGCCTCTGATTTTGTCGTATAAAATGCGTTAAAGATCGTCGGAAGAGCAGATTCGGCAATGCCGGGCCCATTGTCACTGACCGCCAAACGAACACCTTCCGGCTCATTTTTCGTCATCACGACAATTTTCCCTCTTTCTCCGACAGCCTGGCAGGCGTTCTTGACCAGGTTCATGACGATCTGGATCAGTTTTTGTTTATTGCCGACCATCATGGGCTCTGCGGGGTCGGGAATAAACTCGAACTCTATCCCCTTCCGGCGAATATCAGAGGCGTTTAAAGACTTTACGCCAAAGACCGCTTCGTTAACCGAAAACACTGAATTGCCGGCATTCCCCCGTCCCAGGTCCTGGGTTGTTTGCACGATCGTCTTGATCTGCTCCAAAGAATTCTGTGCCCCCTCAAGATAATATTTGATCTTACCAAAACCAGCCGGCAGGGACCCTTTGCGCTCAACAAGCTCGGCTATCAGATAGATCGCCCCATACAATCCGGTCAGATAATTGTTGAGCTCGTGGGCGACCCCGGACAGAACAAGCCCGATCTCGGCCAACCGTGACTGTTCCCGGGCGATCTCTTCAGCTTTGTTCCGTTCAATCTCGATCCGCTGTTGGTTTAGTAATAACTCGATCATCGAAGGGAGCAATGCTTCGGCCTCGTTTTTTTCCAGATAACAATCGACCGTCTGGCTTACCGAAACCCCTGACCGACTGTGCTCTTCGACCGGATCGTATTCGGTCAGCACGATGATCTTGGCATGTTTTTGCTGGCTCCGGATCTTTGCCGCCAATTCGTCAGCAGAGGTCGTTTCCTTAACGTCAATTATCGCTAAATTAGGAGAGTGCCCCATTAGCAGCGGAATGGTCTCCTGTCCGGCCGGCAACTTAACAAGCTCATGCCCCATGTTCGGGACCATCTTGTCCATTTTGCCGATCAACGATTTGTCGTTGCTGACCAACAAAACAACCCTCTTGCCAAAGAGGGGCCCATCAGAACTGTGCCCTACCCTCCCGCGGCTCGAAAACAATAATGTATACGTCCCGGATTCACTCCTGGTCGCGGCCGCTCGCCATCTCGCCTTAACTTGATTGTGTAATAGAGGTGCGCTCCAAATCGTTCTTCGTATTGAGGATATATGGACCATATTACTCTTTGTCGCCGGGCAACAATATTAATTTCATAATATTTTGCCTGGGTGGTTAAAATTGAAGTCTTAGTGAGTTTTTCCTTAACCAGGCCCTTCGCTGTTTATGGTCGGGGATGACCGAGGAAACCTTAGCCCAGAAATGACACGAATGGTCAAGATGGCACAGATGGCTCAACTCGTGGACAACGACGTAATCGATCACTTCTATTGGGGCCATGATCAGCTTCCAGTTGAAATTAATGCTTCCTCGCCTGCTGCAGCTTCCCCATTGCCGCCGGTGCTCTTTTATGGCAACCTTGCCTGGGAATAGCCGCATCCGGGCCGCGTAAAGCTCAAGTCTTGCGACGATCAAACGTTTAGCTTCATTAATATACCATTCTCTGATCAGCCTTTTCCGGTTAATGATGCCGGTCTCCTGCCCGCCAGTCGCGACAAGTATCTCTTCAGCCCGCAAGTAAACGCCTTTCGGCAGATGGCCCCCTTGTGACAAGGTATGCTCTTTCCCTAAAAAGAGAAGCTTCTCTCCAGGCTTGAACTCCTTAGGCTTCGGCCATTCCCGGCTGGCAAAATAAGCCAGCTTGGACTCGATCCAGCCCTGTTTGTCTCTCAATACCTTAACGATCTCCGATTTTCCAACCCATTTGGGAGCGGCAACCACGACCCCTTTATGAGGGTCGATCGTTATCCCAATACTTCGCCGCCGGCCGCTTCTTTTTAATTGATAAGAAAAAGCCATGACCAGATGATAACATATCAATATGTTATAATTCATTATTATGAAAAACAAAATATTATTGGTTTTCTTATTGCTAATTTTCGCGGCGACCCTGACCGCGGCAGGAAGGACAAAAAAAATGGAAAAAACTTACGCGATCCTGGAGACCTCGATGGGAAAGATCGTTGTCGAACTGCTCGATAAAGAGGCGCCGCAAACGGTCAAGAACTTTGTCGGCCTGGCCAAAGGAGAGATCGGCTGGATGGACCCTAAGACCGGCGAGATCGAAAAGAAGCCCCTTTATAATGGAACGATTTTTCATCGGGTAATTCCCGAGTTCATGATCCAAGGGGGAGACCCTTTGGGGAATGGCATGGGGGGACCCGGCTATCGGTTTGAAGACGAAACCCCGCAAGAGACCAGCTTTGATGAGCCCGGGAGACTTGCCATGGCCAATTCGGGGCCCAATACCAATGGAAGCCAGTTCTTCATTACGGTCGCCGAGACCCCATGGCTTGACGGAAAACACACGATCTTTGGCAAGGTGGTCAAGGGGTACGATATCGCAGAAAAGATCTCCACGGTTGGCCGCGATGAGCGCGACCGGCCGCTCAAAGAAGTTGTTTTAAAAAAAGTGACGATCACCAACAAACCATGAACGAATTAGCCGTTTTTCTCCTGGCGGCTATCCCGGTCTTTGAGGTCAGAGGAGCGGTTCCGCTGGGAATTGCGGTTTACAAGCTGGCGCCGCCTACCGTTGTTCTGCTTAGCATTTTAGGCAGCATTCTGCCGATCTTCCCGCTGCTCTGGTTCCTGGAAAACATTACCGAACACCTGGAAAAGATCCCCGTATTTAATAATTTTCTCCAATGGTTATTCACCCGAACCCGTTCGAAAAGCGGTCTGATCAAAGAGATGGAATTGATCGGCTTAACCATTTTTATCGCCATCCCCTTCCCCGGAACCGGGGTCTGGACCGGAACGATCGCCGCCTATCTCCTCGGCCTGCGCTGGGGTCCGACCTTTTTTGCCGGATTTATCGGAACAACTATCGCATCCATTTTGGTTGCCGCCGCGACCTTAGGCGTGATAAACTTTATCCTATGAAAAAAGGGATCGTCATCCTTGGCTCCACCGGCTCCATCGGGAAGCAGGCGCTGGAGATCGTCTCCATCTATCCCAGCCGGCTGAATGTTGTTGCCCTGGCCGCCAAGAACGATATCCCGGTCCTGGTCGAACAGATCAATAAGTTCCAGCCCCAACTTGTCGCGCTGGCAACCGAAGAAGGAAAACAGAAACTACTTGCCGCTTTGCCGGAGATCAAAGCGGAGGTTGTTGTTGGCCCGGATGGTTTAGTCAAAGCAGCCACCATGACGACCGCCAAACTGGTCGTGGTCGCGATTCCCGGCGCCGCCCCGCTCTCAGCCGCTTTTGCTGCTGTTCATGCCAAGAAAGATATCGCCCTCGCCACCAAAGAGGTCCTGGTTGCCGCCGGGGAACTGTTTATTAAAGAGGTTGTTGCTAACAAAGTTAAATTATTTCCGATCGACAGCGAACACAGCGCCATCGCCCAGTGTTTAAAAGGGGAAGACCGTAAAACCATTAAAAAGGTCATCCTAACCGCTTCAGGCGGTCCGTTCCTGAAAACCCCTGCTGAAAAGTTCGCTTCATTAACCGCCAAAGAAGCATTAAAACACCCGACCTGGAAGATGGGGCCCAAGGTCACCATCGATTCCGCGACCTTAATGAATAAGGGACTGGAAGTGATCGAAGCGCACCACCTTTTTGGGCTGGATTATTCCCAGATCGAAGTTATTATCCACCCGGAAAGCACCATTCACTCTATGGTTGAGTTTATTGACGGATCGGTCATCGCCCAGTTAGGCGCCCCTGACATGCGGATCCCGATCCAGTATGCGCTCCTGGAAGAAGAACGACAACAAAATATGTGGGGTCGGCTCGATTTTACCAAAGTCGCGCAACTGACGTTCCAAAAACCTGACTTTGTTAAGTTCCCCTGTCTGAAATACGCCTATGACGCGGGAAAAAAAGGGGGGACGACAACCGCGGTGCTTAACGCCGCCAGTGAAGTGGCGGTCCGCCAGTTCCTTGACGGCAAGATCAACTTCGCCCAGATCCCCCAGCGGATTAAAGCGGTCCTTGATAAACACGAGAGCCAACCGATCGCCTCGCTGGAGACCATCCTGGCTGCCGATACCTGGGCCAGATCAAATTAAATATTTTTTATTCTCCTGAATTTTCTTCATCTTTTTAACGATATATCAGTAAGCGACTGTTTAAGTCAAGCAAAAAGAGGCGTTTTTTTGGGAATAATTTCAGCTGTTATAAGAAATATTGGGGGGCAAATTAAACCAAGATCACCATGCCTTGTTAATAGAGGACCATATCGCCTCCCCGGCAATACGGCTCCCGTTCAACCACAAGAAGCCTTTATCAGAGAAAAGCTCGCGAGAAGCATTTCAACGATGAGGACTGATAAAGCCGGCAGGATTACGTATCTTTCGTTGAAAAATATAACCGATAGCGACATTCCCCCATTGCAAGCCTTGTCTAATTTGCAGCGGTTGTACTTATGGGGAAGTCAAGTTTCAGATGCCGGTTTGTCTCACCTCTCATCTCTCTCTAACCTGCAAGAATTGTATCTTTTTAGCAGTCTTGTCACTGATGCCGGCCTCCCCTCTCTTTCATCCTTATTAAATCTGCAAATATTGTATCTGCGTAACGCTCAAATTACTGATGCCGGCCTCCCACAACTCTCTCACCTGTCAAATTTATATTGGTTGGATCTAACAGGCGCCAGAGTCTCTGACCTAGGTTTAGCGCATCTTTTATCCTTAACTAATTTGCAGCGGCTGGAACTAAGGCACACCCAGGTTACGGAAGCCGGGATCACTAATTTTAACAAAACAATGCCAACCTGTAATATTTATTAACGCCCTAACGTCCTGGCCACCGATACCTGGGCAAGGACCGCCTAACAACCTGAAATTCCCGCCGATAGTTGACGACGTTTTTTTATGATACCAAAAGTGAAGTTTTACGATCTCACTGCCGCTGGAAGACGGTTCCTCAACGATAACGAGGTCTGTACTTTTTATTTCGATCGCACCAATTTAAGGGCTCGAGGAGGGATGTCACATATCCATGAACAAACCTTGCTCAGCGGCAAAAAGGTCGCCACCAAGGGGCTCCCGGACGATAAGCCGATCAACCCCGAAAACGTGTTCTATCTAGCCAATGAAGCCAGGGGGCTGGCCACCCTTCTTCAAGACAAACCGCACCCAAATATTATTGATTATTTCGGCCTCGTCCGCATCGGCGAACGCCCCTTTATCATAATGGAACTGTTAGAGGAGCAGGACCAATCAAATCGCTCTCTCGGCTCCCCCCTCCCGGTGGATGAAGTTTTAACGATCGGCCTGGGGATCGCGAAAGGATTGCATCACGTCCACAAGCACGGCTTGACCCACCGGGACGTAAAACCAAGCAATTTTGTCGGCACGAAACTGATCGATTTCGCCTTTTGCTGGAAAAACGGCCTCCCCATCGTCATTGACGGTCACCAGCATAGCAGCGGCACCTCCGGCTACTTTTCCCCGGCGATCGTTAGCGGCTCCGAACCGACCATTCAAGACGATATATATTCCCTTGGTGTCTCTCTCTTTGAGATGCTCACCGGCAAATTAGCCCTCCCCCCCGGGATCGATCCCCATATTTCCAGGAATCTCCTGGGGAGCAGGATCGCTGATCTTGCTGTTTGCCGGGGTTTAACGCCAGGTATTGCTGAACTCCTATTTACCGCGACCAAAACTACGCCTGAAGTCGGGGTCATGAGGGAAAGTGGTTTTTCCAGTTGCCGCGACGTCATCCGCTTTATCAAATCCTTAATTAACGTCGATTGATCGTGAAAGCCTCGTCTTTTTTATGATATAATTATTTAATGAGTAAATTTGATTTGGAAACCCTGCGCCACTCAACTTCCCACGTCCTGGCCCAAGCGGTCATGGAAATCTTTCCCGGAGTAAAACTGGGGATTGGGCCTTCGACCGACGACGGATTTTACTACGACTTCGACCTGCCGCAAGCAATCACCCCGGAAGACCTCCCCAAGATAGAAAAAGCGATGAAAGATATCTGTAAAAAGAA from Candidatus Margulisiibacteriota bacterium encodes the following:
- the ilvC gene encoding ketol-acid reductoisomerase, which translates into the protein MAKVYYDQDADLNVLKGKIIAVVGYGSQGRGQSLNLKDSGLNVVIALRDDSPSREKAKADGQKVVSISEAAKTADILQILVPDELQGDVYKEEIAPHMKAGKTLMFSHGFNIHFGQIVPPKDVDVIMVAPKGPGPMVRIMYEQGAGVPSLIAIHQDASGKAKQTALAYAKGIGGTRAGVFETTFKEETETDLFGEQTVLCGGTSALVKAGFETLVEAGYQPEMAYFECLHELKLIVDLMYAKGIWGMRQAISNTAKWGDVTVGPKIIDAGVKARMKEALTNIQNGTFAKEWIAESKSGRKNFNALLEKDKGHLIEKVGGELRKMMNWLDPKKKQ
- a CDS encoding small multi-drug export protein produces the protein MNELAVFLLAAIPVFEVRGAVPLGIAVYKLAPPTVVLLSILGSILPIFPLLWFLENITEHLEKIPVFNNFLQWLFTRTRSKSGLIKEMELIGLTIFIAIPFPGTGVWTGTIAAYLLGLRWGPTFFAGFIGTTIASILVAAATLGVINFIL
- a CDS encoding 1-deoxy-D-xylulose-5-phosphate reductoisomerase, encoding MKKGIVILGSTGSIGKQALEIVSIYPSRLNVVALAAKNDIPVLVEQINKFQPQLVALATEEGKQKLLAALPEIKAEVVVGPDGLVKAATMTTAKLVVVAIPGAAPLSAAFAAVHAKKDIALATKEVLVAAGELFIKEVVANKVKLFPIDSEHSAIAQCLKGEDRKTIKKVILTASGGPFLKTPAEKFASLTAKEALKHPTWKMGPKVTIDSATLMNKGLEVIEAHHLFGLDYSQIEVIIHPESTIHSMVEFIDGSVIAQLGAPDMRIPIQYALLEEERQQNMWGRLDFTKVAQLTFQKPDFVKFPCLKYAYDAGKKGGTTTAVLNAASEVAVRQFLDGKINFAQIPQRIKAVLDKHESQPIASLETILAADTWARSN
- a CDS encoding hybrid sensor histidine kinase/response regulator — encoded protein: MFSSRGRVGHSSDGPLFGKRVVLLVSNDKSLIGKMDKMVPNMGHELVKLPAGQETIPLLMGHSPNLAIIDVKETTSADELAAKIRSQQKHAKIIVLTEYDPVEEHSRSGVSVSQTVDCYLEKNEAEALLPSMIELLLNQQRIEIERNKAEEIAREQSRLAEIGLVLSGVAHELNNYLTGLYGAIYLIAELVERKGSLPAGFGKIKYYLEGAQNSLEQIKTIVQTTQDLGRGNAGNSVFSVNEAVFGVKSLNASDIRRKGIEFEFIPDPAEPMMVGNKQKLIQIVMNLVKNACQAVGERGKIVVMTKNEPEGVRLAVSDNGPGIAESALPTIFNAFYTTKSEAEGTGLGLYIVKKLIDEIGGEIKVTTKPGTGTTFTIFIPNSRKELS
- a CDS encoding peptidylprolyl isomerase, coding for MKNKILLVFLLLIFAATLTAAGRTKKMEKTYAILETSMGKIVVELLDKEAPQTVKNFVGLAKGEIGWMDPKTGEIEKKPLYNGTIFHRVIPEFMIQGGDPLGNGMGGPGYRFEDETPQETSFDEPGRLAMANSGPNTNGSQFFITVAETPWLDGKHTIFGKVVKGYDIAEKISTVGRDERDRPLKEVVLKKVTITNKP
- a CDS encoding serine/threonine protein kinase gives rise to the protein MSHIHEQTLLSGKKVATKGLPDDKPINPENVFYLANEARGLATLLQDKPHPNIIDYFGLVRIGERPFIIMELLEEQDQSNRSLGSPLPVDEVLTIGLGIAKGLHHVHKHGLTHRDVKPSNFVGTKLIDFAFCWKNGLPIVIDGHQHSSGTSGYFSPAIVSGSEPTIQDDIYSLGVSLFEMLTGKLALPPGIDPHISRNLLGSRIADLAVCRGLTPGIAELLFTATKTTPEVGVMRESGFSSCRDVIRFIKSLINVD
- the ilvN gene encoding acetolactate synthase small subunit, which encodes MRHIISVVVENKPGVLTRVAGLFARRGFNIESLAVGTTETPDISRMTIVAEGDEQDLEQIIKQLYKLIDTMKVFDLPADKAIERELVLIKVAANDKTRQEITQIVDIFRGKVVDVAETSMTIEIVGDENKVSGAEKLLTKFGIRELVRTGVIGLMRGSAE
- a CDS encoding M48 family metallopeptidase; this encodes MNYNILICYHLVMAFSYQLKRSGRRRSIGITIDPHKGVVVAAPKWVGKSEIVKVLRDKQGWIESKLAYFASREWPKPKEFKPGEKLLFLGKEHTLSQGGHLPKGVYLRAEEILVATGGQETGIINRKRLIREWYINEAKRLIVARLELYAARMRLFPGKVAIKEHRRQWGSCSRRGSINFNWKLIMAPIEVIDYVVVHELSHLCHLDHSCHFWAKVSSVIPDHKQRRAWLRKNSLRLQF